In the genome of Capra hircus breed San Clemente chromosome 5, ASM170441v1, whole genome shotgun sequence, one region contains:
- the DENND6B gene encoding protein DENND6B isoform X3 has protein sequence MDLGAGAGAGAGPQRARGRLGAPSSGMRAPGTPWARFSAWLECVCVVTFDLELGQALELVYPSDFQLTDKEKSSICYLSFPDSHSGCLGDTQFSFRIRQCGGQRRPGQAGEKYGDSGAPASLQREPAHYLGYVYFRQVKDSSVKRGYFQKSLVLLSRLPFVRLFQALLGLVAPEFFDKLAPCLEAVCNEIDQWPAPAPGRTLSLPVMGVVLQVHIPSRVDTPEPGPPEPSGHETLLPAPVVLPSVHELDLFRCFRPVLAHVQLLWELMLLGEPLLVLAPSPAVSSEMVLALTSCLQPLKFCCDYRPYFTIHDSEFKEFTTRTQAPPNVVLGVTNPFFIKTLQHWPHILRVGEPKTSGDLPKQVKLKKPSRLKTLDTKPGPCSSSPPGTQRQALGAGRGGQWGWHSQRGCPHPQSRARGPLPSPGLYTAYTAHLHRDKALFRRLLKVPLGVGCSPWEGDPGLALRLSPGDPQGLQKKRPSDVQTAVLRRHLLELTQSFIIPLEHYMASLMPLQKGIVPWKTPPQIRPFRQDDFLHSLERSGPQLTCVLKGDWLGLYRRFFKSPHFDGWYRQRRREMAQKLEALHLEAICEAVSGCWGRGLGGEAAARVGGLGDRQPIVHAEHRALDEGQVRGGGRGSDPETSGEAGSGTGSPAAREGGDPEAGTAVHRHGHRLPAQGPAGHPVPSLGWCPWAAGQSLAELLSSPASPQVP, from the exons ATGGACctgggggccggggccggggccggcgcCGGGCCGCAGCGGGCTCGCGGCCGCCTCGGCGCGCCGTCGTCCGGGATGCGGGCCCCGGGGACGCCCTGGGCACGCTTCTCGGCCTGGCTGGAGTGCGTGTGCGTGGTCACCTTCGACCTGGAGCTGGGCCAGGCGCTGGAG CTGGTGTACCCCAGCGACTTCCAGCTCACGGACAAGGAG AAAAGCAGCATCTGCTACCTGTCCTTTCCCGACTCCCACTCAG GCTGCCTTGGGGACACGCAGTTCAGCTTTCGTATCCGTCAGTGTGGAGGGCAGAGGCGCCCCGGGCAGGCGGGTGAGAAGTACGGCGACAGTGGGGCCCCCGCGTCACTTCAG AGGGAGCCTGCACACTACCTTGGCTACGTGTACTTCAGGCAGGTGAAGGACAGCTCCGTGAAGCGGGGCTACTTCCAGAAG TCGCTGGTGCTGCTGTCCCGCCTGCCCTTCGTCCGGCTGTTCCAGGCActgctgggcctggtggcccCCGAGTTCTTTGACAAGCTGGCGCCCTGCCTGGAAGCAG TCTGCAACGAGATCGACCAGTGGCCGGCCCCCGCACCGGGGCGGACCCTGAGCCTGCCCGTCATGGGAGTCGTCCTCCAG GTGCACATCCCATCGAGAGTGGACACGCCTGAGCCCGGGCCTCCGGAGCCCAGCGGCCACGAG ACCCTGCTGCCAGCCCCGGTGGTCCTCCCCAGTGTCCACGAGCTGGACCTGTTCAG gtgCTTCCGGCCTGTGCTGGCCCACGTGCAGCTGCTGTGGGAGCTGATGCTCCTCGGGGAGCCCCTGCTGGTCCTGGCGCCCTCACCCGCCGTGTCCTCAGAAATGGTCCTGGCGCTGACCAG CTGCCTGCAGCCCCTCAAGTTCTGCTGCGATTACCGCCCCTACTTCACCATCCATGACAGCGAGTTCAAGGAGTTCACCACGCGCACGCAGGCCCC accAAACGTGGTCCTGGGAGTCACAAACCCTTTCTTTATCAAAACACTTCAGCACTGGCCCCACATTCTCCGAGTTGGCGAGCCCAAGACGTCAG gggaccttcccaagcaGGTCAAACTGAAAAAGCCCTCGAGGCTGAAGACCCTGGACACGAAGCCAGGTCCgtgttcctcttctcctcccgggACCCAGAGACAGGCCTTGGGGGCGGGCAGGGGCGGGCAGTGGGGCTGGCACAGCCAGAGGgggtgcccccacccccagagcagAGCACGtggccctctgccctccccaggcCTCTATACCGCATACACGGCCCACCTCCACCGAGACAAGGCCCTGTTCAGACGGCTGCTGAAGGTAccgctgggggtggggtgctccCCGTGGGAGGGGGACCCAGGCCTGGCGCTTCGGCTCAGCCCTGGCGACCCCCAGGGCCTGCAGAAGAAGCGGCCGTCAGATGTGCAGACGGCGGTGCTGAGGCGGCACCTCTTGGAGCTCACTCAGAGCTTCATCATCCCTCTG gAGCACTACATGGCCAGCCTCATGCCGCTGCAGAAGGGCATCGTGCCCTGGAAG ACTCCTCCCCAGATCCGCCCCTTCCGCCAGGATgacttcctgcacagcctggagcGATCGGGGCCCCAGCTCACCTGTGTCCTCAAGGGCGACTGGCTGGGCCTTTACAG GCGGTTTTTCAAGTCCCCCCATTTTGACGGGTGGTATCGGCAGCGGCGCAGGGAGATGGCCCAGAAGCTTGAGGCTCTTCACCTCGAGGCCATCTGTGAGGCGGTGAGtgggtgctgggggagggggcttggCGGGGAGGCCGCTGCCAGAGTTGGGGGCCTTGGAGACAGACAGCCCATCGTCCACGCAGAACATCGAGCTCTGGATGAAGGACAAGTCCGAGGTGGAGGTCGTGGATCTGATCCTGAAACTTCGGGAGAGGCTG GTTCGGGCACAGGGTCACCAGCTGCCCGTGAAGGAGGCGACCCTGAAGCGGGCACGGCTGTACATCGACATGGCCATCGGCTCCCTGCCCAAGGACCTGCAGGCCATCCTGTGCCCTCCCTAGGATGGTGCCCATGGGCTGCGGGCCAGAGTCTGGCCGAGCTGCTTtcctcccccgcctccccacaAGTTCCCTGA